One genomic segment of Hypomesus transpacificus isolate Combined female chromosome 5, fHypTra1, whole genome shotgun sequence includes these proteins:
- the igbp1 gene encoding immunoglobulin-binding protein 1, giving the protein MAAAEITGVSDEPLKLSELLDHGWKLFEEVDCTNEPIAATHIQVKIKRGITQLEEASRMVAQLDLFSRNEELEEMATADLKYLLLPAFLGALTMKQVNLAKRLEQVQIARVYFLDFLRRCKEYDLSKFELPKASEDLPGTLEDSEHGPATSPKPPDLVAMATQRQAKIERYKQKKDTEAKLSEIKAAVDSGTADDEIVRDFYLLNVRKWISISLEEIESIDQEMEILKRMDFLKQTSTEPSQTKHRPPMKPFILTKDAAQARVFGAGYPSLPTMTVDDWYEQHRKKGALPDQGIPRSTADFDAEERAREEKEMLVENDDEEALQKAKDWDNWKDTHRRGYGNRKNMG; this is encoded by the exons ATGGCAGCCGCCGAAATCACTGGTGTGTCAGATGAACCCCTTAAATTATCAGAATTATTAGATCACGGGTGGAAATTATTTGAGGAAGTCGATTGTACCAATGAACCCATTGCAGCGACCCACATACAAGTTAAAATAAAGCGCGGAATAACGCAACTTGAAGAGGCGTCGCGAATGGTTGCCCAGCTCGATTTGTTCAG TCGCAATGAAGAGTTGGAGGAGATGGCAACTGCTGATTTGAAGTACTTGCTGTTACCTGCGTTTCTAGGAGCGCTTACTATGAAGCAAGTGAACTTGGCCAAACGACTGGAGCAAGTTCAGATTGCCAGGGTGTACTTCTTAGACTTTTTGAGAAGGTGTAAGGAGTATGACCTCTCAAAATTTGAACTACCCAAGGCAAGCGAAGACTTGCCAGGCACATTGGAAGATTCAGAACACGGGCCCGCCACCTCCCCCAAACCGCCAGACCTAGTTGCAATGGCAACTCAGAGACAAGCAAAGATCGAAAG ATACAAGCAGAAGAAGGACACAGAAGCAAAGCTATCGGAGATCAAGGCAGCTGTTGACAGTGGAACGGCAGACGATGAGATTGTAAGAGACTTCTACCTTCTCAATGTCAGGAAATGGATTTCTATATCTCTGGAGGAAATCGAGAGTATTGACCAAGAAATGGAGATTCTGAAAAGGATGGATTTTCTGAAACAG ACTTCAACAGAGCCCTCACAAACCAAACACAGGCCACCCATGAAACCTTTCATCCTCACCAAAGATGCTGCACAAGCCCG AGTGTTTGGGGCGGGTTACCCCAGCCTCCCCACCATGACGGTGGATGACTGGTACGAGCAGCACAGAAAGAAGGGGGCTCTTCCTGACCAAGGCATCCCCCGCAGCACTG ccGACTTCGATGCCGAGGAGCGGGccagagaagagaaggaaatgCTGGTGGAGAATGATGATGAAGAGGCTTTGCAGAAGGCCAAGGACTGGGACAACTGGAAGGACACGCATCGCAGAGGCTACGGGAACCGCAAGAACATGGGCTGA